A region from the Coffea eugenioides isolate CCC68of chromosome 9, Ceug_1.0, whole genome shotgun sequence genome encodes:
- the LOC113782850 gene encoding vesicle-associated membrane protein 722-like — protein sequence MAAKQKSSLIYAFVARGPVVLAEHTDFSGNFNSIAYQCLQKLPANSNNNKFTFNCDAHTFNYLVDNGFTYCVVAEESAGRQIPIAFLERVKDDFVSKYGGGKATTAPANGLNKEFGPKLKDHMKYCMDHPEEISKLAKVKAQVSEVKGVMMENIEKVLDRGEKIELLVDKTENLHQQAQDFRTTGTKMRRKMWLQNMKVKLIVLAIVIALILIIILSACKGFNCGK from the exons ATGGCAGCGAAGCAGAAGTCGTCGTTGATCTACGCGTTCGTGGCTCGAGGACCGGTGGTTTTGGCGGAGCACACAGATTTCAGCGGCAACTTCAATTCTATTGCGTATCAGTGTCTCCAGAAGCTTCCGGCTAACAGCAACAATAATAAGTTCACCTTTAATTGCGATGCGCATACTTTTAATTATCTCGTCGACAATGGCTTta CATATTGTGTGGTTGCTGAAGAATCAGCTGGAAGACAGATCCCCATAGCTTTTCTGGAGCGTGTCAAGGATGACTTTGTATCCAAGTATGGCGGTGGGAAGGCTACAACAGCTCCAGCCAATGGGCTTAATAAGGAATTTGG TCCAAAGTTGAAGGACCATATGAAGTATTGCATGGATCATCCAGAGGAGATAAGCAAACTTGCTAAAGTCAAAGCTCAGGTTTCTGAAGTTAAAGGTGTTATGATGGAAAACATTGAGAAG GTTCTTGATCGTGGGGAAAAGATAGAACTTCTGGTGGATAAGACTGAGAACCTTCATCAGCAG GCTCAGGATTTCAGGACCACAGGAACCAAAATGCGAAGGAAAATGTGGTTGCAGAACATGAAGGTCAAGTTGATTGTGTTAGCTATTGTGATTGCCTTGATTCTCATTATAATCCTTTCTGCCTGTAAGGGGTTCAATTGTGGAAAGTGA
- the LOC113782132 gene encoding putative late blight resistance protein homolog R1A-10 — protein MSALHAEDPLNYLIDLEDGCSDLDMKHNVQTLRLLISILRPFLRILFEWPLEHREIQELAKHMVNVVQKVSWSFEPLPPVRRLKPVEDSSTRIAKLVAPNLKTVKSLKENFARIITIWTSFPIGMYSRRYGDEHLIHFLDSLLQNLKDISIICKAERIIGQREELAEVEERLKYLKTFLCLIFVPFKLINVVDSVVKLAAEISYKLFLCFVDDELVTGDLTRKLNSLLPELKEVCGGSDPLRLQDKELMISGDVLGFVDLLISKLMLLITKARLMDELKVQIQILADELRSIRIRLMDMLLQNPIQEIKSLHLPMVTLIVDAGFFIYFSPDKVGDEELTMTNHWSRGLRDSLEAVQTIHQQATDLFKKHLPLSLQSNCPASNELEIIDFLIQKIEGATFDCPLKHQIVMLNEEMVTLRKCLSGVAELMGNSRMEFLLTQFRHAAYQANYVLNSLVAGEGSLWLHRLGIFVITNDIKILQKEVKTIKILQKEVKTIKIMQKVVKTIKMLQKAVKNTWKVNLDGGVGSVSKASTHASTQIHQPQSINAPDCSKDGMQIKLEEDANKLVGRKDAVAEIVGLLTEGSNQLKILSIVGMPGLGKTTLANAVYMHPSVDTCFEVRAWGNLSQVYQKETLLSSILDQVHANPSHNTSGKDVGQMLYQSLKRRRYLIVLDNIWDIETWSGLRSIFPDDENGSRILFTTRSHGVATQANSFPYALHLLSNEESCELLWLKLFNGETCPRELSSISKRIACSCKGLPLAVVLIAGALNRTKKEKDSWEKVAKTFIRSQSIQERIWDILEESYKLLPDHLKPCFWYLGTFPEGTTISVSKLMRLWISEGFIQQPNSGQRSLIQEAETCLKDLIDRSLVLVTRKGSKGGVKECRVHDVLREFCLAILKQERYEMQEHIFPGGISVLYGDFRRPEQNLLSTFPTTKEPQISSLTYYDMTDIEKESRDREDLLKQKELRDLHPRIRDGTLSEQAIFSDLIPVGRGLLSEQVPNRYRRLHYGFVLKYKYLRVLDLANVLFQNSADTSDLVNIANLAYLRYLAVRIRTTEIPSEIGNLRNLETFHLSGAIGRVTLPEAIWKLVCLRDVIMDHCFFSFQHYSREFFEDSSQLDNLKSLSTIYIWHGNVEKLMRMLPGVQKLGCIFSNSWQECCEASNLFKMLECLRELQSLKMSFHAMAPYPFKFTLPSNLKKLTVSNARLPWDEISVIGQLPNLEVLKLLSKAFEGQEWDMREGEFQRLKFLKLDSLDIVQWSASGEHLPCLEQLVVLSCQRLEEIPSSFGEISTLQLIELKWCSTSAKDSVKQILDDQRDYGNHQLNVTVVG, from the coding sequence ATGTCTGCCCTTCACGCTGAAGATCCTTTGAACTATCTGATTGACTTAGAAGATGGGTGCTCTGATCTTGACATGAAGCACAATGTCCAGACGCTTAGACTCCTGATAAGCATCTTGAGGCCTTTTCTCAGGATTTTGTTCGAGTGGCCACTGGAACACCGAGAAATTCAAGAACTTGCGAAGCATATGGTCAATGTGGTCCAAAAGGTGAGTTGGTCCTTTGAGCCCCTGCCACCAGTACGACGCTTGAAACCAGTTGAGGATTCATCAACGAGAATTGCAAAACTGGTCGCTCCCAATTTGAAAACTGTGAAGAGCTTGAAGGAGAATTTTGCTCGCATTATCACCATTTGGACTTCATTTCCAATTGGTATGTACAGTAGGAGGTATGGAGATGAACACCTGATACACTTCTTGGATTCTCTCTTACAAAATCTGAAGGATATCAGTATCATCTGTAAAGCCGAAAGAATTATCGGTCAGAGGGAAGAACTAGCAGAAGTCGAAGAGAGGCtaaaatatttgaaaacttTTCTCTGTCTTATTTTTGTGCCATTTAAATTGATTAATGTCGTGGATTCTGTTGTGAAGCTTGCTGCGGAAATCTCATATAAACTTTTCCTCTGTTTTGTGGATGACGAGTTGGTCACCGGTGATCTGACAAGAAAGCTTAATTCTCTCCTGCCGGAGCTCAAAGAGGTTTGTGGTGGATCTGATCCATTAAGATTGCAAGATAAAGAGCTGATGATAAGTGGCGATGTTCTGGGCTTCGTTGACCTTCTCATTTCTAAATTAATGCTTCTGATAACCAAGGCTAGACTCATggatgagctaaaagttcaAATTCAGATCCTGGCTGACGAGCTGAGGTCTATTAGGATCAGGCTCATGGATATGCTATTGCAGAATcccattcaagaaataaaatcTCTTCATCTCCCGATGGTAACTTTGATCGTGGACGCTGGATTCTTCATTTACTTCTCTCCTGATAAAGTGGGGGATGAAGAGTTAACAATGACCAATCATTGGAGTCGTGGCCTTCGTGATTCGCTTGAAGCCGTCCAAACAATCCATCAACAAGCAACTGATTTATTTAAGAAACACTTGCCTCTGTCATTGCAATCTAATTGCCCCGCCAGCAACGAGTTGGAAATCATTGATTTCCTCATACAGAAAATTGAAGGGGCAACTTTCGATTGTCCGTTGAAGCATCAAATTGTAATGTTGAATGAGGAAATGGTAACCTTGAGAAAATGTTTGAGTGGAGTCGCAGAGCTGATGGGGAACTCACGAATGGAATTTCTCTTGACACAGTTTAGGCACGCAGCCTACCAAGCCAATTATGTCCTCAATTCATTGGTGGCTGGTGAAGGATCGCTCTGGCTTCACAGGTTGGGCATCTTTGTCATCACAAACGATATCAAGATACTGCAGAAAGAGGTGAAAACTATCAAGATACTGCAGAAAGAGGTGAAAACTATCAAGATCATGCAGAAAGTGGTGAAAACTATCAAGATGCTGCAGAAAGCGGTGAAAAACACTTGGAAGGTGAATTTGGACGGTGGTGTTGGCAGCGTTTCCAAGGCTTCTACTCATGCTTCAACACAAATTCATCAACCCCAATCTATTAATGCACCTGACTGTTCCAAGGATGGGATGCAAATCAAACTAGAGGAAGATGCTAATAAACTTGTCGGCAGGAAAGATGCAGTAGCAGAAATAGTTGGGCTACTTACTGAAGGATCAAACCAGCTAAAGATTCTCTCTATTGTGGGCATGCCAGGACTAGGTAAGACTACCTTGGCCAATGCTGTATATATGCATCCTTCTGTTGATACATGCTTTGAGGTTCGTGCATGGGGTAACTTATCTCAAGTTTACCAGAAAGAGACCTTGTTGTCCAGTATATTAGATCAAGTGCATGCCAATCCAAGCCACAACACCAGTGGAAAAGATGTTGGTCAAATGCTTTACCAAAGTTTAAAGCGTAGAAGGTACCTAATTGTGTTAGATAATATATGGGACATAGAGACCTGGAGTGGTTTACGTTCAATTTTCCCTGATGACGAGAATGGGAGTAGAATTTTATTTACTACTCGAAGCCATGGCGTTGCAACACAAGCCAATAGTTTTCCTTATGCTCTTCACCTACTCTCCAACGAAGAGAGCTGTGAATTGCTATGGCTAAAGCTGTTTAATGGAGAAACTTGTCCTCGGGAATTGTCAAGTATCTCAAAGCGCATTGCCTGCAGTTGTAAAGGGCTACCACTTGCAGTGGTTCTGATAGCGGGAGCTCTGAACAggacaaagaaagaaaaagattcttGGGAAAAGGTTGCTAAAACCTTCATCAGGTCGCAAAGCATACAGGAACGAATCTGGGACATCTTAGAAGAAAGCTACAAGCTTTTACCAGATCACTTGAAACCATGCTTCTGGTATTTAGGAACATTTCCAGAGGGCACAACAATTTCTGTATCCAAACTGATGAGGTTGTGGATTTCCGAAGGATTTATTCAGCAGCCAAATTCGGGCCAGAGGAGCTTAATTCAAGAGGCAGAGACTTGCTTGAAGGATCTAATTGATAGAAGCCTCGTACTGGTTACCAGAAAAGGTTCCAAAGGTGGAGTCAAAGAATGTCGCGTTCATGATGTACTACGGGAATTTTGCTTAGCAATACTCAAGCAAGAAAGATATGAAATGCAAGAACACATCTTTCCTGGTGGAATTTCAGTTCTTTATGGTGATTTTAGAAGGCCCGAGCAGAATCTTTTGAGCACTTTCCCTACAACCAAGGAGCCACAGATAAGTTCTTTGACGTACTATGATATGACCGATATAGAAAAAGAATCCAGAGATAGAGAGGATCTGCTTAAACAGAAGGAGTTGAGGGATTTGCATCCTCGAATTAGAGATGGTACTCTCTCTGAACAAGCCATATTCTCTGATTTGATTCCTGTCGGTAGAGGTCTTCTCAGTGAACAGGTGCCTAACCGATATAGACGATTACATTATGGTTTTGTTCTCAAGTATAAATACCTCAGGGTGTTGGATTTGGCAAATGTTCTATTCCAAAATAGCGCCGACACCTCTGATCTCGTCAATATAGCTAATCTGGCTTATCTGAGGTATTTAGCTGTTAGAATTCGGACAACTGAAATCCCCTCTGAAATAGGCAATCTCCGAAACTTGGAAACTTTTCATCTTAGCGGAGCAATTGGTAGAGTCACGTTACCAGAGGCCATTTGGAAGTTGGTATGCTTGCGGGATGTTATAATGGATCATTGTTTCTTCAGTTTCCAGCACTACAGTAGAGAATTTTTTGAGGACTCTTCCCAGCTGGATAACTTAAAATCACTCTCCACGATTTATATATGGCATGGAAATGTTGAGAAGTTGATGCGGATGCTACCTGGTGTTCAGAAGCTAGGATGCATATTTTCAAATTCTTGGCAAGAGTGTTGTGAAGCCAGCAATCTCTTTAAAATGTTGGAGTGCTTGCGTGAGCTTCAATCACTCAAGATGTCCTTCCATGCTATGGCACCATATCCTTTTAAGTTTACTTTACCTTCAAACCTGAAAAAGTTGACAGTATCGAATGCTCGCCTACCATGGGATGAAATTTCAGTCATCGGTCAGCTACCCAACCTTGAGGTTCTGAAACTACTCAGCAAGGCATTCGAGGGACAGGAATGGGACATGAGAGAAGGTGAATTCCAGAGACTGAAGTTCTTGAAACTGGACTCTCTGGATATTGTACAATGGAGTGCCTCTGGCGAGCACCTGCCCTGCCTCGAGCAACTCGTGGTGCTAAGCTGTCAGCGACTCGAGGAGATCCCTTCTTCTTTTGGAGAAATTTCAACTCTACAGTTGATTGAGTTGAAATGGTGCAGCACTTCAGCCAAGGATTCTGTCAAGCAAATTCTAGATGACCAGCGCGATTATGGCAATCATCAGCTCAATGTCACTGTTGTCGGCTAG